One Antarctobacter heliothermus DNA segment encodes these proteins:
- a CDS encoding ABC transporter ATP-binding protein, which produces MLLDVRNVTKSFAGADGPVPVLAGVDMALDLGQTLSLQGESGSGKSTLMHIVGALDTADSGEILFDGRDIAALDEGGRAALRRSEVGVIFQQFNLIPSLDVTENIRFQARLAGREDPAGVAHLIEVLGLGPHARKYPEQLSGGQQQRVAIARALAVRPRLILADEPTGNLDEATAADVLDEMLSLVADTGAALMVVTHSPGVAARMDRQLHLRAGRLA; this is translated from the coding sequence ATGCTACTCGACGTCAGGAACGTGACCAAAAGCTTTGCCGGGGCGGATGGGCCGGTGCCGGTTCTGGCGGGTGTGGATATGGCGCTGGACCTTGGTCAGACGCTGTCATTGCAGGGCGAATCCGGGTCGGGCAAGAGCACCTTGATGCATATCGTTGGCGCGCTGGACACGGCGGACAGTGGTGAGATCCTGTTTGATGGGCGTGACATCGCGGCCTTGGACGAGGGCGGGCGGGCTGCGCTGCGCCGGTCTGAGGTTGGCGTGATTTTTCAACAGTTCAACCTGATCCCATCGCTGGATGTGACGGAAAACATCCGCTTTCAGGCGCGGCTTGCAGGGCGTGAAGACCCGGCAGGGGTTGCGCATCTGATCGAGGTTTTGGGCCTTGGCCCGCACGCGCGCAAATACCCCGAGCAACTGTCGGGCGGTCAGCAACAGCGGGTCGCCATCGCGCGGGCGCTGGCGGTGCGGCCCCGGCTGATTTTGGCGGATGAACCGACCGGCAATCTGGATGAAGCGACGGCGGCGGATGTGCTGGACGAGATGCTGTCACTGGTGGCCGATACCGGGGCGGCGCTGATGGTTGTCACGCATTCGCCCGGCGTGGCCGCGCGGATGGACCGGCAGTTGCACCTGCGCGCCGGGCGGTTGGCATGA
- a CDS encoding aspartate aminotransferase family protein — MKTNDQLAEWDRENFFHPSTHLAQHARGETPTRVIKTGEGCHITDRDGTRLLDAFAGLYCVNVGYGRQEIAEAIAEQARELAYYHAYVGHGTEASITLSKMILDRAPAGMSKVYFGQSGSDANETNVKLIWYYNNILGRPEKKKIISRWRGYHGSGLVTGSLTGLELFHKKFDLPLAQVVHTEAPYYYRRDNLDQTPEQFTAHCVAELEALIAREGADTIAAFIGEPVLGTGGIVPPPPGYWAAIQEVLRKHDILLVADEVVTGFGRLGSMFGSDHYGMTPDLITIAKGLTSAYAPLSGSIVGDRMWKVLEQGTDENGPMGHGWTYSAHPIGAAAGVANLKLLDDLNLIQNAGDVGAYLQGALRDALGDHANVGEVRGEGLMAAVEFVADRDSRTYFDVGDKVGPRISAALLSKGVIARAMPQGDILGFAPPFCLTRAEADEIAGKVAQAVGEVLPG; from the coding sequence ATGAAGACCAATGACCAACTGGCGGAATGGGACCGCGAGAATTTCTTTCACCCCTCGACCCATCTGGCGCAGCACGCGCGCGGCGAAACGCCGACCCGTGTGATCAAGACCGGCGAGGGCTGTCACATCACCGACCGCGACGGCACCCGGCTGTTGGATGCCTTTGCCGGGCTGTATTGCGTGAACGTGGGCTATGGACGCCAAGAGATCGCCGAGGCGATTGCCGAACAGGCGCGGGAACTGGCCTATTACCACGCCTATGTGGGCCACGGGACAGAAGCGTCGATCACCCTGTCCAAGATGATCCTCGACCGTGCGCCTGCGGGCATGTCCAAGGTCTATTTCGGCCAGTCCGGGTCGGACGCGAATGAGACCAACGTCAAGCTGATCTGGTATTACAACAACATCCTTGGGCGGCCCGAGAAGAAAAAGATCATCTCTCGCTGGCGGGGGTATCACGGGTCCGGTTTGGTGACAGGCTCGTTGACCGGGCTGGAGCTGTTTCACAAGAAGTTCGATCTGCCGCTGGCGCAGGTGGTCCACACCGAGGCGCCGTATTACTATCGCCGCGATAATCTGGACCAGACGCCGGAGCAGTTTACCGCGCATTGTGTGGCCGAATTGGAGGCGCTGATTGCGCGCGAGGGCGCGGACACCATCGCGGCCTTTATCGGCGAGCCGGTGCTGGGCACCGGGGGCATCGTGCCGCCGCCGCCGGGCTATTGGGCCGCCATTCAGGAGGTGCTGCGCAAGCATGACATCCTGTTGGTTGCGGATGAGGTCGTCACTGGTTTTGGCCGTCTGGGCAGCATGTTCGGGTCCGATCACTATGGTATGACGCCGGATCTGATCACCATCGCCAAGGGTCTGACCTCGGCCTATGCGCCTTTGTCCGGGTCCATCGTCGGCGACCGCATGTGGAAGGTGCTGGAGCAGGGCACGGATGAGAACGGCCCCATGGGACACGGCTGGACCTATTCGGCGCATCCCATCGGGGCGGCGGCGGGGGTGGCCAACCTCAAGCTGCTGGACGATCTGAACCTGATCCAGAACGCCGGGGACGTGGGTGCCTATCTGCAAGGTGCGCTGCGCGATGCGCTGGGCGATCATGCCAATGTCGGCGAAGTGCGTGGCGAGGGGCTAATGGCGGCGGTGGAATTTGTCGCTGACCGGGACTCGCGCACTTACTTTGACGTGGGCGACAAGGTGGGGCCGCGCATCTCTGCGGCGCTGCTGTCCAAGGGTGTGATTGCGCGGGCGATGCCGCAGGGCGACATCCTTGGCTTTGCGCCGCCCTTCTGCCTGACCCGCGCCGAGGCGGATGAGATCGCAGGCAAGGTGGCGCAGGCGGTGGGTGAGGTCCTGCCGGGCTGA
- a CDS encoding M24 family metallopeptidase: protein MTAPHLPFTMAEYDRRLALVEARMQTLGLDALYVQDPSNMAWLTGYDGWSFYVHQGVIVIPGEPPLWWGRAMDANGALRTVWMEPERVLGYADDFVQSTEVHPMQDLAAHLRARGVGTGRIGVEMDNYYYSARAHQTLMTELPDATFHDATALVNWLRAVKSGEEITFMRRAARISEKMVDGILDRVEPGLPKNELVAEILGDAVRGADGHWGDYAAIVPLLPSGVDASAPHLTWDGRPFETGEATFFELAGCYRRYHTPFCRTVFLGKPPQYLLDAEKALVEGLEDGLQAARAGNTAGDVARALYAALAKGGIQRTGRCGYSIGLSYPPDWGERTMSIRTSDETVLQPGMCFHFMPGLWMDDWGLEITESILIRDTGPAECLCDRPRKMFVKD from the coding sequence ATGACCGCACCGCATCTCCCGTTTACGATGGCCGAATATGACCGCCGGTTGGCCTTGGTAGAGGCGCGGATGCAGACCCTCGGGCTGGACGCGCTTTATGTGCAGGACCCGTCGAACATGGCGTGGCTGACCGGCTATGACGGCTGGTCGTTTTACGTCCATCAGGGCGTGATCGTCATCCCCGGTGAGCCGCCGCTATGGTGGGGCCGCGCGATGGACGCCAATGGCGCGCTGCGCACCGTCTGGATGGAACCGGAGCGCGTGCTGGGCTACGCCGACGACTTTGTCCAATCGACAGAGGTGCATCCGATGCAGGACCTCGCTGCCCACCTGCGTGCACGCGGCGTCGGCACGGGCCGCATCGGCGTCGAGATGGACAATTACTACTATTCCGCCCGCGCGCACCAAACCCTGATGACCGAACTGCCCGACGCCACCTTCCACGACGCTACGGCGCTGGTGAACTGGCTGCGCGCCGTCAAATCCGGTGAGGAAATCACCTTTATGCGCCGCGCCGCGCGGATCTCGGAAAAGATGGTCGATGGCATTCTGGATCGGGTCGAACCGGGCCTGCCCAAGAACGAACTGGTGGCCGAAATCCTTGGCGACGCAGTACGCGGCGCGGATGGCCACTGGGGCGATTATGCCGCCATCGTGCCACTGCTGCCCTCGGGCGTCGACGCCTCTGCCCCGCACCTCACATGGGACGGCCGCCCGTTTGAGACCGGAGAGGCGACATTCTTCGAACTCGCTGGCTGCTACCGCCGCTATCACACGCCGTTTTGCCGGACCGTCTTTCTAGGCAAACCGCCGCAATACCTGCTCGACGCGGAAAAGGCACTGGTCGAGGGGCTAGAGGACGGATTGCAGGCCGCCCGCGCGGGCAACACGGCTGGCGACGTGGCCCGCGCGCTCTACGCGGCGCTGGCCAAGGGCGGCATCCAGCGCACCGGGCGCTGCGGCTATTCCATCGGCCTCAGCTATCCGCCCGACTGGGGCGAACGCACCATGTCGATCCGCACCAGTGACGAAACCGTGCTGCAACCCGGCATGTGTTTCCACTTCATGCCCGGCCTCTGGATGGATGACTGGGGGCTGGAAATTACCGAATCCATCCTGATCCGCGACACCGGGCCCGCCGAATGCCTCTGCGACCGGCCCCGCAAGATGTTCGTAAAGGACTGA
- the argE gene encoding acetylornithine deacetylase yields MELLYRTEGLLGELIGFPTVSADGNLDLIGWASNYLKGLGAVCDVSLDESGTKANLFASFGPEGDGGLVLSGHSDVVPVADQEWSSDPFVMEDREGRLYGRGACDMKGFIACVLAIAPQIAQWPLKRPVHIVLTYDEEVGCFGARALVEELRARELRPATAILGEPTMMRVIDGHKGCFEYTTRITGCAGHGSTPDHGVNAAVCATRYAGRLMELEQDLRRRAPVDSPFTPPWTTLNIGRIQSGHAHNVIPDHAEIDWEMRPVQQSDADHVLTEIDRYAATLLPGMRAVHPEATITREVIGEVAGLHPVPHNAIAEIVSELTGANGADVVAFGTEAGLFQSLGMDCVVCGPGSIEQAHKPDEYVSRDQLAACLEMLKGLERHLT; encoded by the coding sequence ATGGAACTGCTCTACCGGACCGAGGGCCTGCTGGGCGAGCTGATCGGGTTTCCCACCGTCTCGGCGGACGGCAACCTTGACCTGATCGGCTGGGCGTCGAACTACCTCAAGGGGCTGGGCGCGGTCTGTGACGTCTCGCTGGACGAATCCGGGACCAAGGCCAACCTTTTTGCCAGTTTCGGGCCAGAGGGCGACGGCGGATTGGTGCTGTCGGGCCATTCCGACGTGGTGCCCGTCGCCGATCAGGAGTGGTCCTCTGATCCCTTCGTCATGGAGGATCGTGAGGGGCGTCTGTACGGACGCGGGGCCTGTGACATGAAGGGCTTCATTGCCTGCGTGCTGGCAATTGCACCGCAGATCGCGCAATGGCCGCTGAAACGTCCCGTCCACATCGTCCTGACCTACGACGAAGAAGTCGGCTGTTTCGGCGCCCGCGCCCTGGTTGAGGAACTGCGCGCCCGCGAATTACGCCCCGCCACCGCCATCCTGGGGGAGCCGACAATGATGCGCGTCATCGATGGACATAAGGGCTGTTTCGAATACACCACCCGGATCACCGGCTGCGCGGGCCACGGCTCTACCCCGGATCACGGCGTGAACGCCGCCGTCTGTGCCACACGCTATGCCGGAAGGCTGATGGAGCTGGAACAGGATCTGCGCCGCCGCGCGCCCGTGGACAGCCCGTTTACCCCGCCGTGGACCACGCTCAACATTGGCCGTATCCAGTCGGGCCACGCGCACAACGTCATCCCCGACCATGCCGAGATCGACTGGGAAATGCGCCCGGTGCAACAGTCTGACGCCGACCATGTGCTGACCGAAATCGACCGCTACGCCGCCACCCTGCTGCCCGGAATGCGCGCCGTCCATCCCGAGGCGACCATCACCCGCGAGGTGATCGGAGAGGTCGCAGGCCTGCACCCGGTCCCGCACAACGCCATCGCCGAAATCGTGTCGGAACTGACCGGCGCCAACGGCGCGGATGTGGTGGCCTTCGGCACAGAGGCGGGGCTGTTCCAGTCGCTGGGCATGGATTGCGTGGTCTGCGGACCCGGCTCTATCGAGCAGGCTCACAAACCCGACGAATACGTCAGCCGCGACCAGCTTGCTGCCTGTCTGGAAATGCTCAAGGGTCTGGAACGGCACCTGACGTGA
- a CDS encoding winged helix-turn-helix domain-containing protein, which yields MTLSILHDQRVVLLDGEEITLGARAFDVLAYLVEHAERVVSKAELLDAVWAGLMVEESNLTVQIAGLRKALGRETIKTVPGIGYRYIVPDSGTDEATPEPVKTLPVPDIPSLAVLPFANLTGSEDRDYLVDGIVNEVIMALSRVSGFFVISSTSSFNYKGRSIDLSEVGRELGVRYVLEGSIQQAGDQMRIFTQLVEAETGHTLWRDRFDGLASEIFELQDRVAEHVAAALQPRLIWAEAARAQAKPTDSLAAYDLCLRAAPLVYRQNTLDSLIEGLDLLRQALALDPEYLQAKALICYAHTGAVATRWWTFEQARAALPLAHEVLDANPEDPLALAYCGHYIAYVGGETRRGLTALQRAKVLNPNSATVAMLLGWVHNYLSENEAAIAELRRARRISPLHPDIGVITAGIGNALFQMGKIDEAAAQYEQALSEYPEFATIHLGLMGIYWALGRKEESARMAEILRRKAPDTTISNFRKNRPQDNSAYIEAIAAALEGNGFPP from the coding sequence GTGACACTGAGCATTCTGCACGATCAGCGGGTCGTCCTGTTGGACGGAGAGGAGATCACGCTGGGCGCGCGGGCCTTTGACGTTCTGGCGTATCTGGTCGAACACGCCGAAAGGGTGGTGTCCAAGGCCGAACTGCTGGATGCGGTCTGGGCGGGGCTGATGGTCGAGGAAAGCAACCTGACCGTGCAGATCGCCGGGCTGCGCAAGGCGCTGGGCCGTGAAACGATCAAGACGGTGCCGGGGATCGGATACCGCTACATCGTTCCGGACAGCGGAACCGACGAAGCCACCCCCGAGCCGGTCAAGACACTGCCGGTGCCGGACATTCCGTCGCTGGCGGTGCTGCCCTTTGCCAATCTGACCGGATCGGAGGACCGCGACTACCTTGTCGATGGCATCGTGAACGAGGTCATCATGGCGCTGTCACGGGTGTCGGGCTTTTTCGTGATCTCCAGCACGTCGAGTTTCAACTACAAGGGGCGCAGTATCGACCTGTCAGAGGTCGGGCGGGAACTGGGCGTGCGCTATGTGCTGGAGGGCAGCATCCAGCAGGCGGGCGACCAGATGCGCATCTTTACTCAATTGGTCGAGGCGGAAACCGGGCATACGCTGTGGCGGGACCGCTTTGACGGGTTGGCCAGCGAGATATTCGAGTTGCAAGACCGGGTGGCGGAACATGTCGCCGCCGCGCTGCAACCGCGGCTGATCTGGGCCGAGGCCGCGCGGGCACAGGCCAAGCCGACCGACAGCCTTGCCGCCTATGATCTGTGCCTGCGCGCCGCGCCGCTGGTCTACCGGCAGAATACGCTGGACAGCTTGATCGAAGGGCTGGACCTGCTGCGGCAGGCGCTGGCGCTGGATCCGGAGTATTTGCAGGCCAAGGCACTGATTTGTTACGCCCATACCGGGGCGGTGGCGACGCGCTGGTGGACGTTTGAGCAGGCGCGGGCCGCGCTGCCGCTGGCGCACGAGGTGCTGGACGCCAACCCTGAAGACCCGCTGGCGCTGGCCTATTGCGGGCATTACATCGCCTATGTGGGCGGCGAGACGCGGCGCGGGTTGACGGCGTTGCAGCGGGCCAAGGTGCTGAACCCCAATTCAGCCACGGTGGCGATGCTGCTGGGTTGGGTTCACAACTATCTCAGCGAAAACGAGGCGGCGATTGCGGAACTGCGCCGGGCCCGCCGGATCAGCCCGCTGCATCCGGATATCGGGGTCATTACGGCGGGCATCGGCAATGCGTTGTTCCAGATGGGCAAGATTGACGAGGCGGCGGCGCAGTACGAACAGGCGTTGAGCGAATACCCCGAGTTTGCGACCATTCATCTGGGTTTGATGGGGATCTACTGGGCGCTGGGCCGCAAAGAAGAGTCGGCCCGGATGGCAGAGATCCTGCGCCGCAAGGCACCGGACACGACGATTTCCAATTTTCGCAAGAACCGGCCACAGGACAATTCCGCCTACATCGAGGCGATTGCCGCCGCGCTGGAGGGCAACGGCTTTCCACCTTAG
- a CDS encoding L-idonate 5-dehydrogenase, which yields MKTIVAHGAHDLRIEEKDMPTPGPGQVLIRLESGGICGSDLHYYHQGGFGPVRLKEPMILGHEVAGKIETLGPNVTSLALGQRVAVSPSRPCHACRFCHAGQPNHCLNMRFYGSAMPFPHIQGAFREYLVADVAQCAPADDLTAGEAAMAEPLAVVLHAAKRAGDLLGKRVLVTGCGPIGALAVLVARAAGAAEIVATDLTDFTLKMATQVGADRVVNMGTTPDGLSAYTADKGQIDVLFECSGAAPALIAAIPAMRPGGIIMQLGLGGDMTLPVQALTAKELQLRGSFRFHEEFFTAVDLMRSGRIDVKPLITHEVGLDQAEDGFKLASDRTQAMKAQIRFS from the coding sequence ATGAAAACCATCGTCGCCCACGGCGCGCATGACCTCAGGATCGAAGAGAAAGACATGCCCACGCCCGGCCCCGGTCAGGTCCTGATCCGGCTCGAATCCGGGGGCATCTGCGGCTCTGACCTGCATTATTATCATCAAGGCGGCTTCGGCCCGGTTCGCCTGAAAGAGCCGATGATCCTCGGCCACGAAGTCGCGGGCAAGATCGAAACGCTAGGCCCAAACGTCACCTCGCTGGCCCTCGGCCAACGCGTCGCCGTCTCCCCCTCGCGCCCCTGCCATGCCTGCCGCTTTTGCCACGCAGGCCAACCCAATCACTGCCTCAACATGCGCTTTTACGGCTCCGCCATGCCCTTCCCCCATATTCAGGGTGCCTTTCGCGAATATCTCGTCGCCGACGTGGCCCAATGCGCCCCCGCCGATGACCTAACCGCCGGTGAGGCCGCGATGGCAGAACCCCTCGCGGTTGTCCTCCACGCCGCCAAACGGGCGGGCGATCTGCTGGGCAAACGGGTGCTGGTGACAGGCTGCGGCCCCATCGGCGCGCTGGCCGTGCTGGTCGCCCGCGCCGCAGGCGCGGCAGAGATCGTGGCGACAGACCTGACCGATTTCACGCTGAAGATGGCCACACAGGTCGGCGCGGACCGCGTGGTCAACATGGGCACAACCCCCGACGGATTGTCCGCCTATACCGCCGACAAAGGCCAGATCGACGTGTTGTTCGAATGCTCGGGCGCGGCACCAGCCTTGATCGCGGCGATCCCCGCGATGCGCCCCGGCGGGATCATCATGCAACTGGGTCTGGGCGGCGACATGACCCTGCCGGTGCAGGCGCTCACCGCCAAGGAATTGCAACTGCGCGGGTCGTTCCGCTTTCACGAAGAGTTCTTTACCGCCGTGGATCTGATGCGGTCGGGGCGGATCGACGTGAAACCGCTGATCACTCATGAGGTAGGTCTGGATCAGGCCGAAGACGGATTCAAACTGGCCTCTGATCGAACCCAGGCAATGAAGGCCCAAATCCGGTTTTCATGA
- a CDS encoding SDR family oxidoreductase — translation MTALPVLILGARSDMGLAIAHAFAAAGHPIQLAARGSAGLETARTDLALRHGVEVTLHDFDVLDRDGFDGFLGGLPNLPEVAVSVVGYMGEQAENEQDLAQAALVMRTNYEGPAGILALLANRFEARGSGTLVGVSSVAGDRGRATNYVYGSAKAGFIAFLSGLRNRLAKKGVHVVTVLPGFVNTAMTEGLDLPEKLTAEPSEVGAAVLKAVQKGRNVIYVRRIWWLVMAIIRNIPEAVFKKLKL, via the coding sequence TTGACCGCACTCCCCGTCCTCATCCTTGGTGCCCGTTCGGACATGGGGCTGGCCATTGCCCATGCCTTTGCCGCTGCGGGTCACCCGATCCAGCTTGCCGCGCGCGGGTCTGCGGGGCTGGAAACAGCGCGGACCGACCTTGCCCTTCGTCACGGGGTAGAGGTCACGCTGCATGACTTCGACGTGCTGGACCGCGATGGGTTCGATGGCTTCCTTGGCGGATTGCCCAACCTGCCCGAGGTCGCCGTCAGCGTTGTCGGCTATATGGGGGAGCAGGCAGAGAACGAGCAGGATCTGGCGCAGGCCGCCCTCGTCATGCGCACCAACTACGAGGGGCCCGCTGGTATCCTTGCCCTGCTGGCCAATCGGTTTGAGGCGCGCGGATCGGGCACGCTTGTCGGGGTCAGCTCTGTCGCCGGGGATCGGGGGCGGGCCACGAACTATGTCTACGGCTCCGCCAAGGCGGGGTTCATCGCCTTTCTGTCGGGGTTGCGCAACCGGCTGGCGAAAAAGGGCGTGCATGTGGTCACGGTGCTGCCGGGCTTTGTGAACACCGCCATGACCGAAGGACTGGACCTGCCCGAGAAACTGACCGCCGAGCCGTCAGAGGTGGGCGCGGCGGTGCTGAAGGCCGTGCAGAAGGGGCGCAACGTGATCTACGTGCGCCGTATCTGGTGGCTGGTCATGGCGATCATCCGCAACATCCCCGAAGCTGTGTTCAAAAAGCTGAAGCTGTAG
- a CDS encoding FAD-binding oxidoreductase: MKLTGWGRFPVVETQLRAPRDVAALQAMVTGDEPVIARGNGRSYGDSAVGTHTTLDMRHFDHMLSFDAETGVLVAEAGVLLGDVIDAFLPRGWFPMVTPGTKFVTLGGAIAADVHGKNHHVDGSFGTCVDWIDLMGPDGQIRRISRDDDADLFRHTLGGMGLTGVIVRTAIRLRPVETAWINQTTLPAPDLGTAMDLFEQHAHVPYSVAWIDCMSRGAHLGRSLVMLGDHAKRADLDAKKARTPLDAGHKGALSVPFDFPGFALNRWSVRAFNELYYRVGAWKPTKALVDWDTYFYPLDAVLKWNRIYGRRGFAQFQCVLPLDTARAGLTELLEAIAEAGAGSFLAVLKRFGPQDSAFSFPMEGYTLALDFPMKPHTLPLLDLLDAIAVTHGGRFYLAKDSRMRPDTLREADSRADEFEALREARGLKDHFASAQSERLSL, translated from the coding sequence ATGAAACTGACCGGATGGGGCCGCTTTCCCGTTGTCGAAACACAGCTGCGCGCACCGCGCGATGTCGCGGCGTTGCAGGCCATGGTGACCGGCGATGAGCCTGTCATCGCGCGCGGCAATGGGCGGTCCTATGGTGACAGTGCTGTGGGCACGCATACCACGCTGGATATGCGCCACTTTGACCACATGCTGTCGTTTGACGCTGAAACCGGCGTGCTGGTGGCTGAGGCCGGTGTGCTGTTGGGGGATGTGATCGACGCCTTCTTGCCGCGCGGCTGGTTTCCGATGGTCACGCCGGGCACAAAATTTGTCACGCTGGGCGGGGCGATTGCCGCGGATGTGCACGGCAAGAACCACCATGTCGACGGCAGTTTTGGGACCTGTGTCGACTGGATTGACCTGATGGGACCGGACGGGCAGATCCGCCGGATCTCACGCGACGACGACGCCGATCTGTTCCGCCACACGTTGGGCGGCATGGGGCTGACCGGGGTGATTGTCCGCACCGCCATCCGCCTGCGTCCGGTCGAAACGGCCTGGATCAACCAGACAACATTGCCCGCGCCGGACCTAGGGACCGCGATGGACCTCTTTGAGCAGCACGCGCATGTGCCCTATTCGGTGGCCTGGATCGACTGCATGAGCCGGGGCGCGCATCTTGGCCGCTCTTTGGTGATGTTGGGGGACCATGCAAAGCGCGCCGATCTGGACGCCAAGAAAGCTCGGACGCCGCTGGATGCCGGACACAAGGGCGCGCTTTCGGTCCCGTTCGATTTTCCCGGTTTCGCGCTGAACCGTTGGTCGGTGCGCGCCTTCAACGAGCTGTACTACCGTGTCGGCGCATGGAAACCGACCAAGGCGCTGGTGGATTGGGATACCTATTTCTACCCGCTGGACGCCGTTTTGAAATGGAACCGCATCTATGGCCGCCGGGGTTTTGCCCAGTTCCAATGTGTCCTGCCGCTGGACACCGCCCGCGCCGGACTGACGGAGTTGCTGGAGGCGATTGCCGAGGCCGGGGCAGGCTCTTTTTTGGCCGTCCTGAAACGCTTTGGCCCGCAGGACAGCGCGTTTTCCTTCCCGATGGAGGGGTATACGCTGGCGCTCGATTTCCCGATGAAGCCGCATACGCTGCCCCTGCTGGACCTGCTGGATGCCATCGCCGTCACCCATGGAGGACGGTTCTATCTGGCCAAGGACAGCCGGATGCGCCCCGATACCCTGCGCGAGGCCGACAGCCGCGCCGATGAATTTGAGGCGCTGCGCGAGGCGCGCGGCCTCAAGGATCACTTCGCCTCTGCCCAATCCGAAAGGCTATCGCTTTGA
- a CDS encoding GtrA family protein, which yields MSRQALILRYAGFAVLATLANLGVQRLVLLGGDSGIVFALAVGTGTLAGLVVKYVLDKRWIFFDDATGLRAHGRKFTLYTVMGIVTTAIFWGTETAFWLIWHTDAMRETGAVIGLMVGYVIKYNLDRRFVFTNARLGATP from the coding sequence ATGTCACGACAGGCCCTGATCCTGCGCTACGCCGGGTTTGCCGTTCTGGCGACCTTGGCAAATCTGGGCGTGCAACGCCTCGTTCTGTTGGGCGGTGACAGTGGCATCGTTTTCGCGCTGGCCGTAGGTACTGGCACATTGGCCGGTTTGGTGGTGAAATACGTCCTCGACAAGCGGTGGATCTTTTTCGATGACGCCACCGGGTTGCGTGCGCATGGGCGCAAGTTCACGCTGTACACCGTCATGGGCATCGTCACGACGGCGATCTTCTGGGGAACCGAGACCGCCTTTTGGCTGATCTGGCACACCGATGCCATGCGAGAGACGGGCGCGGTGATTGGCCTCATGGTCGGTTACGTCATCAAGTACAATCTGGACCGGCGGTTTGTCTTTACGAACGCGCGTCTAGGAGCCACGCCATGA